The nucleotide window GGAAGTTTCTTTGAAGCACATTCTCGGCAATTCGGCCTACTTGACCTCTATAGGATCGGTAACGCTTTGGCCTGACGAATGACTTCAAGTTCAGTTCTTGCATTAAACGTTGAACGGCCTTCTTGTTTAAAAAGTGACCTAAGCGTCTTAACGCATAGGTCATGCGTCGATACCCATAACGACCTTTATGTTCATTAAAGAGTTGTTGAATCGCTCTTTTAACGTCCGCATAACGATCAGGCAGCGCACTGCGCGCCTGATGGTAATAAAACACACTTCGTGCAAGCCCTGCGGCCTTGAGAAGATGTTTAAGTGGATAGAACTTTCTAAGCTTATCTATGAGCCCTGCTTTTTCTTGCTTTGGCGTTCTTTTTCCTGAAGCAGGGCATCGAGCTTTTTTAAATAGGCATTCTCCGCTCGACGGTATTCGAGTTCTTCTCGTAACTCTTCTAGGCTCATTTGTTCGGTTGGTTTAATGGTTTCTTGCTTTTGGTTTTTTTTCATTTTTCTACCCTGCTTTTTAGGTTGTAAGCCTGAAAGGCCGAACCGTTCGAATTGAGTGAGCCAAGTAGAAATCGTACCCGCAGAACTCATGTTATAGACAATACTGGTATAACTAATAGACCAGTGATTTTCACGCATGTGTTTTAGGATACGATATTTGTCTTCAAAAGAGTATGGTGTGTTACGTTTGATAAACGCATTTTGACCATGGAAACGATAGACTTGTGTCCAGTAACGGATATAGCGATCTGGAATACCGAGTCGCTTGGAAATGGACAGACTGGATTCATGAGAAAGGCATTGCTTAGCAATCGCCAGTTTAAATTCTCGATTGTATTTGGACATGAAAAACCCCCAAAGTTGGTGTCCAACATTTGGGGGTCACTTCAAAACACCAAATTTCAGACATAAAAAAACCGGCATATAGCCGGCTTTTTATTGCGTGTTAAACAACTTAAAGAATTAAGCCATTTCACCTGGGTATGCTTCGATACCTGGATTGTTTTTAACACCCTTAAGCTTAGGATGGTTAACTTTCTTAAG belongs to Thiomicrorhabdus immobilis and includes:
- a CDS encoding transposase is translated as MSKYNREFKLAIAKQCLSHESSLSISKRLGIPDRYIRYWTQVYRFHGQNAFIKRNTPYSFEDKYRILKHMRENHWSISYTSIVYNMSSAGTISTWLTQFERFGLSGLQPKKQGRKMKKNQKQETIKPTEQMSLEELREELEYRRAENAYLKKLDALLQEKERQSKKKQGS